The nucleotide sequence ATACAATGTGGCGAAATCAGTCTAACACGGAATCCTTTTATATCTTTAGTCCAATAACTAACAGTTATTTACAGTATAATATATACAGTTTATAAATTGGAGTAATCCGTCTTTTTCTTTCTAATTCATCTGATAATTCTTCTATACTTCTGTTACTACTATTTTAACAATGATAATTATCCATAAAAACCCTTAACTTATATACTAAAATCATAAGAACATTCTAAATCTAGAACAAACTATAATTAACTAGAGAAATGGGAAAtaatctatttttagtaacaggGTAAATTCCGGAATTTGCCAACACTTTCTTGAacataaatatacacaaatacTTTCACTATCCATCTAGAATATTCTAGTATGATTCATTTActataattaaaataacaatgtaattttatatacacaatgtcaaaataaacatgataaaagtccAATGTCTTTATAATTGCGTACTTTCGCAACAACTCTGTCAAGGTAGTATGATATGTGCTGTACACTAAATCATATACTGTTTTATCGCTAAACACAACTCTACAACTTGTGTAGATTTAAATATTGTATTCAAATTTAGAATATGAAACTGCAGTTTAACGTGTAATTTGTGAAACGTGTACTCCAAAATAAATATAAGTTCTGTATTTTTACACAGTCTTAAAACAGGATGCAGTCAAATTGTGAGTGCATGATTTAATTGTTATCCCACTCCCATAATTAATCAAAATCCTGTAGTTTCCAGAACGCACAATATGTCGTGTCCAAGTTTATAACATTCACCGCCGATCCATAGATTGCCAATTAAATCATTTGCAATTAGGATTGGGTTCTGTATGCCAAATTGAAATGTAGATACTATTTTAAGAACCTGGCCAGCTTTATCTAGTATATGCAAGGCACTGGAGGTTATTTCCGTCATTATTATATTTCCTTGGCGGGACTCGGTTATTTCCCCAGGTACGAAATTATCGATTGTGATCTCCTTAGATAAATTCAGTGGATACTCTCATTTAATTTCACGATTAGTATTTACCATTTTAACCGTTCGTAGTGAACTGTCTGTCGTGGTTCTAGATGCTAAACAGAATAATCCTTCGGATGTTTTCACTATAGAATTACACTCAATGAATACGAGTTCGCTAAAATTGTACTCTTGTTTTATTTTGCCATTCATTGTTAGGACAACTATTTTTACAGGATACTTTTTATTCGATTGTTCCTCCTTTCCTAGCTCCAAAGCAATTATTAGGTCATTTTCCTTGGAAATATGAAATGTAGTTGGCAAATACGGTGTAAAATCGTGAATACTTTTCAATCGTCCGGGTGCATGTATTTTCTTCAGTTCATGTGcagtcaaaacaaaaatatcatttgaCTTTGAGTATCCTAATTCGCGACATATGCATTGTATACTTCTCAAAATGTTCATATTGTCTCTTGGATTACACTCTGTAATTTGTGATCTGTCACTTATCGTTACATTTCCATTTTTACTAAGTGCCATACACATAGGATCAATCGGTGGTATGACATATTTGATTGTCCTATAACTTATGAAACTGCCTAAAAGTTTGGGAGACATTGCCAAATCAACATTTCCCGGAATAAAACCCAATAATTGTATATCTGGTTCAGAGCATTCAATCAGTGTTAATAACTTTTGTGACGTCGACGTCGTAGTAGTCGTTATTAAGGAAACAATATTTTCAGCATCCCCTTTTTCTATTTCTGACTGAATAGAACTTGAACTATCATGTAATTCGGTCAGCTTTACGTTAAGACCGTTTTCCTCGTCCGACAATGTTTTATCGTCTAGTTTCCACTTCATTTCCAAGGCTTGTAACTCAATATTTGTCCTTTTCTTAATATTAGTTATTAATCGGTCTTCTTCCTTCTTGATTTCATCCCTAACTTCACTGAAGTTAGATTTTTTTATGCACCTAGCCTCCTTTACATTTCCTATTTTTTGTGCTAAAGATACTTCCAgttttttgttcatgtttttgaCGTCATCTATTTTTTCTTGAATAGTCTTTCTCATTTCTTCAAGATTGGGACTTTGATGTGACGACAGTATGCAACTTGGACAGGCTAGTGCTTCACAAGTCTTACAAAATAAACAGTATATCTGGGATTTGTGCATTTTACAATTCGCGGATTTAAATTTCAGTGTTATTGGTACTTCCTGGCTATAATCACTTAGATCCTTCAGTTTTACTATCCTGTGATCTGCAGCTTGCTTCAGTTTTGAATGAAGTTTATCTGAACACTTTGTACACAAAAGTAAACTACAGTCTATGCATTTTCCCATTATTTTCGTTTCCATTTCACAGAATTCACAAACTTACGCACTTTGAGCTCCTTTTGATGTGGACGCCATGATTATGAAAACATGTTTTGTCACATAACTTACCTGTAAAGTAAAAttagatatttgtttaaaatcattGAATAGTCACACACTTATCAAAGGTTAACATTTGAACAATATAGTCGGATCTTTAAATATTGTCTCTATTaataacattgattttgttatttattgttgAACGTCTTTCCCCCAAACAGAGCTTTAGAAAAACAGTacacacggacactttttatgaaaagaatattttattagcAAAGTGCATTCGACCAATGAAACTCAGTGTTTGATTTGATGTGTCTTAATTGTGAAGAATGAATGTATATCATGTTCTTAGTAAGTGATTGTCCTTTTTCTATGTCTTCTAAAGTTCAAAACCCAAATTGTCTATATATGTGTTACAATGGCCCGAagaaaatttatatgttttaaagtttaaaattttatgtgATTCAGATTTTAGTTATATTAATTTGTGTATCACTGGTAATTTATAAGGGGAGGATTTGCGCTACCAAAAGAAATTCAACTTATACTAAATTACTTTTTGATTAGATAATTTGGATTTATCTGTAGATCtcttattttaaacatattttgctGTTCAAATGATTACGTATTGCAATGTTTTTGGAAAGACGTCCttttgacataaaaaatgtatctaaaattatatttgttaGCTGGGAACTCCATGTATTAATTAGgcaattataaaaatcaaatcaatccAATCGTTTAACAAGAGATAACAATACAACCAAATgatgatgaaaataaaaaatactgcACGAAAGAAATATCCCCCTCCTTAAGATACGAAATGTCAACTATGGATTTGACGGTAACTACcgagaaaaaatatgtttgactTGAGAATAAAATGAACACATTTGTTCTTGGGgtatttaagaaataatacaTGCAAGCTGAAGTTTTATTGGAAATGTTAATCTTTTTCTAACAGGGAGTAAACCAGCCACACACACGCCATATTAATAGGGTGCCCAATATCGAAAAAAGGCTTCTAGttgaaaagtaaattcacaaaaatactgaactccaagacacattcaaaccggaaagtccctaaccaaatggcacaatcaaatgacaaaacatgaAGATGTGTTCTGAACAAGGTTCAAGGGAAGGAAACCGAACCTaccaaatacatatatacatgtattatagatAAATTCAGTCACTAACTTTCATTAAAAGGTTCAGATATCAATCGTAGAGGAATCCATACCAACCCAGGTAACATAACACTTTCTGTAGAAAAATCTGTTTTAAGGTACTGCCGTCTCCCATATTTGCTGAACCTCATTAATTAAAAGATGCAAAACATTGACCATTGGGAAACTTTAGAATGAACTCATGAttatattaacaaatttgtatGTTTCTTATCATTATGTGTTCGTTTGCTACAAGGATTTGTCTTTTAGTCttaatatattaatgaaatttgaaTAAAGGTAGATAGATGTTGGCTAAATAGACCAAAAAGTAAAAATCCATGGTGAATAGGATTTACAGTCACAATAGTGGCACTTATAGAGCAGGAACTACATGTTCAATTCATTACTGTTATAAGATCTTGTTTATGAATGCTCCTTTAGTATAGTTCACCTTCCCTTTTTCTAAATATGTATATTCGACATTTTTTAACAAGTCCATCATCatgttgatttttatattttggcattgcaatagttgatatttttctgataCAGTTTATATAGACCATTAGATGCATGCCCATTGATATTTCAGTCTcagaaacattatttatttattagttgtaatcCGCGTTTAACtacattcttttaaaaactgtGTGTaatctaaaatatgatttttttgagTCATTAGTCTTTATTTGTTTGTATCCATCATGTAAGGGAGAAGgctgaggaataaaaaaaaaacgtgttaaGGTGGCTCGAGTGTCTTCTTCAAACTTGGATTTTGAAGTAGAAGATAACAATTGGTCTACATCTTTaattaaatgttcaaattttggtagtagtatgtaatatatgtgtaagacttttgatgtaaatatagaaGTTATTTGTTTTATCCTATGTACGGCtataatttctataaaaaaaacattatgtttGTGTTTGATTCagtttttttcaactttgccaaataatTGGAGACTCAGATATGAAGGGAGATTACTCAGATAATGTAACGTTATAATAGAAAGGGTTgtgaatttacatatttttatatatagccAGAAAGCAAGATCTTATCTAAAAGCATGTTATAAGTGCTATCTTCTCACATTttattctatggtgtagtttattttatcacacaaaattgtattttccatGCAtgatctatacaaaatctgaaaaTTTTGCACAACttgtaatatgaaaaaaaatccgtTGATCCAtactttttattgtattttcGAATAAAGCATAATCATATCTTCGAtttgacaaataattaaaaacgTCTTTGGATTTTAATTAAGACACCCAGCCGTCACCATCTTACggagtttatatatctcaacttgtacgattcgctcgtgtatgtaacaatgttttagattttaacgagagaaatttatgtattactgaaaaactattacaccagggttttcgatatcacaaactagtcaaaacatttactaaattttatcatcggtataaggacatcattcgtaaatatagctcaacatgcagacttcttatacgttcaggtatttctcatccaatattttatggaaatattctttataaagcacaaaaatgtcagtattcacctcagaagctaacaaaacctttaaatagacttattaagaagggatatagttacgatactgttgtcaggtcattaaagattgcatattttggcgttaatgttgattcacttatagggtctttgcatcggaactaaacacatttattctttataaaccagttgttggcatgacacgggtgatgttcttctcatatatgttatgatggtatgatactaaacccctcacggggaggattgtgcctgatattcatatgatgaagacataatttttcaatcagtttaattgaggtccggagctggcatgtcagttaactgctagtagtctgatgttatttatgtattattgtcattttgtttattttgtttggttacatcttctgacatcagactcggacttctcttgaactgaattttaatttgcgtattgttatgcgtttacgtttctgcattggctagaggtatagggggagggttgagatcttacaaacatgtttaaccccgccgcatttttgcgcctgtcccaagtcaggagcctctggcctttgttagtcttgtatcattttaacttttagtttctggtgtacaatttggagtttagtatggtgttcattataactgaaccagtatatatttgtttaggggtcagctgaaggacgcctccgggtgcgagaatttctcgttgcattgaagacctgttggtgaccttctgctgttgtctgctctatagtcgggttgttgtctctttggcacattccccatttccattctcaattttacctaaACATTTGCCACAATATATATGTTGTATTCAAACACCAGGAGCATGTAGGTCAGTTGACGTTGGTCGTTGCCTTTCGTAAAGGTTTTTGtccattgttttgtacatacatcAGGCCATTGGTGTTTCTCGTTTTGACTATTTAACATTGTGCAAAATCATTCCCTTTACCAGTCATAACCTATGCcgtaaaatttaaataatcaataaaaacaattgcaCAACGTAGCCCACTTCCATTAGAATGACATTAACATGAACAAAACAATACAGTTCTTCATAAAACTAACTGAGGATGATAAGCATGATATCTACAATTGTTGGTAAGAAATTGCAAGATTTTTTCTTTATAGATAACAAGTTGCAAGAAGTTTCATCATAAAGGTTACTTGTAATTGAAGGTAGATGCCAGCATTTATTCTAATCGTCAGATCAACGGATGAGCACAATATACGATAAATTAATTCATTCAAAATAACAGACAAGGAAGTAGTGGAAATTCGTTAAAAAAAACCTAATACTGTTCTTAGAAATGTGAAACACTCCAATCTGTTACCATAATAAGTCACGCAACTGTTATTAAGGTAATAAGTATAAATAGTTTATTAGTTTCAATTTTATACCAAATACAATCAAAATGTATCTATCTAGCATACATACACCGTACATAGTATTGTCTATTTTTGTATTGGTAGTAGTAACAACCGTTACAAATGGCGACAGAAATCTTCTCACATCAGCTTCTGATTCTGGTAATTATAGTACAGcaaaataagtgtttttgattttataaacatCTAACATTGACTGTTTAATTTACTACTTGAATTATTTATCTTTccactttttttctattttttcttcatttttaacaTTATTAAAACTGAATTGAATAATGTGTTTAAGGTGTGTGCTTTTATGGAAAAACGGCTGAAAGAGTACTTAGCATCTTGGCAACTGGTAACCACAGATCTTTACTGCCTTCAGGTAACACACTTTTGCATCAAACTTTATCACTTAAAACATAGcggcatgtatatatatagatgctTTGTCTAAGCTAATGCCcttacatgtaatataaaaaagttatctTCCGCTCTTATTTTGTACACATAATTACGATGTATCTGAATAAAAATCATCAATGTCCATTTACAATATAGCATTTTTAGTTAGAATGGATTAATAATATCATGAGCACTGAATGAAGATAATATACTCCTCATTATCAATAGCAAGTAAAATCCTAAAAGATTGTTAAGAGTGTCTacccaatatttatcaaaacataacACTTTGTTTAACCCTTCTATGTATAAATGAACTGAAAagtcatttatatatttcaacttgAAAAATAGCTTTCAGTGCAGAATTGAAAGGCAAGGTTGACCAAGTGTAAAATGACCAAGAGAAAAACATAGTGTcgctttattcatgttattgtttgggttaaaaaaaaacctatggcaaaatattcatttttttttcaaattttattcttATAAGGATTCGTTCCGAAAATATTTTTAGGCCAAATTCTCGAAAAATGCTAATAGTGTTGCGATTGGGTGGATTTTATCATATTAGTATTCTTTAAACCGAAGAACCTATACTCTTAAATAGTTTCTTAACTATTTCAGAGAAAAGAGTTAATGACTGCTCCGATTTAGACCGCAAACATTACAGAAGTGGAGTCTACAAAATCTACCCGGCAGGTGGCGCTGGATTCAAGGCGTACTGTGATATGAAGACGGATGGGGGAGGATGGAcggtaaacatattttaaaatctatttaGGAAATAGTAAAGAAAGCAAGTGACTGACGAATTATATTCGTTACTGTAAGATAATAGTAATTGATACTGTAAAATGATTGGCAGACATCTTagtaaatttttaaaacttttaaaatagacATATTTTTATGACTATTTAAGGCGGTTTATTTCTTACATCATATGTTTATATGCGCACATCTTATATTTATTCTACATGTAATTGGTTCATTCagttaaattataattaaaattatatactgCAAATTATGTTACGTtttatgtacattgtacattcatatttttattcTAGGTTTTTCAGCATAGACAAAACGGTAAAGTGGATTTCTACCGAGGATGGGAGGAATATGTAAACGGATTTGGTAATCTGAATACGGAATTCTGGTTAGGTTAGTGTTTTCTTAAAATAACGTTGAGGATAACAGGAAGCACGTTTCCCCACTTTTACCGAGTATTCAGAAGATACATGTCCCTCGAGCAATTTAttatctttagttttttttactttgatattttcttttaaattatgcATGAACTTCTACATGCTCTATATGAAATCTATCGAAATTGTGGATTGAAAAAATAAGAATATCAACAAATTTTTCAAGGTTCCTGAATTCAACAGAAAGAAAACATTCGTTTCAACTTTGAACGTGTACCAGCTACTTCATATAGCTGTAAATATTCCTATTGTAGCTGTCATGTTTGACATAACCGTATTTTTCCATGTATCTGCTTTTAAATATGTATGAGGGCTGCTATCATAAATGTAGATTCGAATGTAAACGGGTGATAATGAAAATATACATATTCATctctatatttctttttttttatttatttaaaaggcAATGATAAACTGTACAGACTAACATCTAAAGGACATTATGAGCTCAGAGTTGATCTGGAGGACTTCAATGGCGATAAAGCCTACGCGAAATATTCTACTTTTTACATTGGCGACAAGTCATCTTATTACAGACTTACAGTGAATGGTTATAGTGGAACGGCAGGTAATACTCCTATTTTATAAATTAGGTTTTGCTGAAGTATCCTGATTTGTCAATCAatggtaaaaattaaaaaaaatgtttatagtttttatttcagaattaaaTGGTTCTGAAATTAAATATTAGTCTTTATTTCAACAGTTTAGCTATTGTTGCAATGTGAAGTAATGGGTTATTCGTTACATTTAACATTGTTATCAAGCCGCTGTTTATTGACAGTTTCTAAAGACTTAGACAGGTCTTTTTACTATCTTCGGATATGTCTAATTCCTAAAAGGAAGTGTTAAGCTTGTCTCAACATACGATATTGCTCAGAATTCTCCTCAGTTAGGGAcaccaatttattttttatccttAAACATTTTTTCCATGCTGTAATTCTTAAGTTCACTCAATCATTTCGCATTAAAGACGTTAGGTATTAATGTATTTCGTTTGATCTTTTGGTAAAGTTACAATGAAATTGATTAATTCCGATATAGTCCATAATGACAAAAatcattactttttttaataagtCTTTTTAAACTACAATgggaagacaaaaaaaaaaacccaaaaaactcCCCAGTAGATTCAAAAAGGGTAAAGTAAAATCAAACGCTTCACAATATCAACCAACGGATTGAATTGAAAATAACTGTCATTTTCTACCTACTGAAGTTAAAATCAAGCTAAACAGTAAAATTATGTCATATTCTACCGGAAGTCGAAAATATctcattattttatataaaagaattaaGAAACCACTTAATATTTGGAGAtctataagtaaattatcattggAACCGGGATTAACGTTGAATATAGcaagttataaacatgataaaaggtcccgatataaaagatttaaacaattcaaataagaaaactaactGCATTATGTATACACTGTGTGTCGTCGcaaccggaaattgggtactaacgaagcggagagaaatagacaaaaaaaaaagtcaacaagGTAAGAACTCCTTCATTTTAAggcatttccactcatttgatgaggctgccgcttaagaaatgattttccgatatataattctttaaattattaggccgataagtacaaaattaagacaagattttgtgtaatactccaacacttgccacttagtacaggaaaatttcgaggtcgatcgtctTCTGTCGCCCCATTgtcaagatattgaactgtttttcattatttttccagacacgtttttagattattatagtgtggcctcatatttacaaatttgttgtcaaaaagatgttTGTGAAAGAGTatggacaaaaacattgtttgtttattgtacgGCGAATTACAGgacgttgtacggcgaattgcaaaaGAACAACTTTTGTCTGTTCGGCGTCTTGcaatatattgaaatttaaagaTGAAATTAATCACTGTTTAGATAATATCAAGTGACGATATTTTGTCGATATCGAAGCTGTACaggcttacaaatatacaaaataaactgcatatcaaatattataaaatatagctATGCCGTTAATACCGTTCAGAAGTCGTCGTTCCGTACCGCTATTCGACTTTGTACAAAACGtttttttcaaccatattatTCTTAATACATTCATATATAGTTTTACTACTAACGACTGTTGGCTTATTTGTTAGAGTGAAATTTTGTAAGTTCAATAAAAAAACGACCATTCATCTTTTGTTGGTgccggttttttttaaatataaacagtggagatgtggtatgatagcaaataagataactatccatcaggatcaaataaagtgtatttaaGGAATTATAtgctatcgtacggccttcaacaacgaaaacTTGTACCCCATAGTCGGCTTTAAAAAGCCCAGAAATGAAAAATGTGGAAGGATTCAACAAGAAAGCAAACGACATTAcctataacaaaacaatttatgaaaaacaacaaatatgataaagatgaatcaacgacaaccaccgaactaCAGGTTCGAGACTTCGGACAGACACATAAAGTATGTGCTGAGTTaaacatattgtttattttttttaatttctgaagtgattcatttgtaaaaagaaaagttAAGAAATACTTTGTTTTCATTGAAAGTTCGGAGAAATAAATCTTGAATTGTATTTCCAAttaattttcttgtttctttttgaaaattagattgcatttcttttttagtTTCAGCAAATTCAATCAATCTTTTTATCTACAGGGGAAAAAGTAATAAAAGACTGTTGCTAAGGCTGTTTGGTCTAAACTTAAAGGAGTGGATAGCGGGGTAGTGAGAAGGAATGCACGTGTATTCGTCCGAATTCTCATTGTTGTACATTTGCAAGATTATTATGTATAATATTTCTCAGTAAACTTTAAAAGTAATACTTGGATTTGCGTTAACAGATATAGCAGCACgtgattatttgttttcaaacacAGTCACCTTTTGTTTGAAACTTATAAAGGTATGGATCTCGGcctgatttgtttttgttgctaACATTAAAACCATTTTTATTTATAAGAAGAAAAAACTCTGGATGTAAAAAAGTGTACCTAACTTATTCTTTCACAATAAGAATTTACAGATTACGGTATTTTAACAAAACTGTTTACGAGGGCAAATAGATAAATTAACGCTATAAAATCAACAGTTATATTTTCGTGGATTTTTCCAAAAGAATTTATGAGTATGCACCGTCAGgattgaaaaatatttcaacCTGTTCTTATTAGATGTTATTTTATTTGACGGGCCGCACGGACATTGGTTACACTTAAAGTTACGTCAGGGGCATGGAAACAAGTCAGTGAAACAGTGACATGCCTTTTCGAAAGTTACAGCATTTACCTGAGTGCTTTTGTACATGTCGTATTCAAATTGTATACATCT is from Mytilus galloprovincialis chromosome 6, xbMytGall1.hap1.1, whole genome shotgun sequence and encodes:
- the LOC143081047 gene encoding ryncolin-2-like encodes the protein MYLSSIHTPYIVLSIFVLVVVTTVTNGDRNLLTSASDSGVCFYGKTAERVLSILATGNHRSLLPSEKRVNDCSDLDRKHYRSGVYKIYPAGGAGFKAYCDMKTDGGGWTVFQHRQNGKVDFYRGWEEYVNGFGNLNTEFWLGNDKLYRLTSKGHYELRVDLEDFNGDKAYAKYSTFYIGDKSSYYRLTVNGYSGTAGDSLKRHTKQAFSTKDKDNDSHSSDCAEVYKGAWWYKDCHDANLNGLYLGNKKDYKGLRWSHWKGSQSMKTTSMMIRRV